The proteins below come from a single Fastidiosipila sanguinis genomic window:
- the trpB gene encoding tryptophan synthase subunit beta: MENKKGFYGKFGGSYVPEAIQKELDRIAEYYDELKDDKDFRAELDYYLRDYVGRKSPLYFAEGLSNKIGGAKIYLKREDLNHLGAHKINNAIGQVLLAKKMGKTRLIAETGAGQHGVATAAVAAKFGMDCTVYMGKKDVERQKLNVFRMELMGTKVVAVEEGSQTLKEAVDCAFEDLAANLDSTFYLIGSAVGPHPYPAMVKDFQSVISKEMKEQILEKEGRLPDAVVACVGGGSNAIGAFANFINDESVQLYGAEGGGKGPETLETSATLSVGKVMIEHGMNTYVIADDEGNLRPTYSISAGLDYVAVGPEHAYLKDIKRAQYLAITDDEALEAFQILCATEGIIPALESSHALALAIKLAPTMSKDQIIIVNLSGRGDKDVAQVLDILNGK, from the coding sequence ATGGAAAACAAAAAAGGTTTTTATGGAAAATTTGGTGGAAGTTATGTTCCAGAAGCAATTCAAAAAGAATTAGATAGAATCGCAGAATATTATGACGAGCTAAAAGATGACAAAGACTTTAGAGCTGAACTAGATTACTACCTTAGAGATTATGTAGGTCGTAAATCTCCACTCTATTTTGCAGAAGGTTTAAGTAATAAAATAGGCGGAGCCAAGATCTACCTCAAACGTGAGGACTTGAACCACCTCGGTGCACACAAAATTAATAACGCTATTGGCCAAGTTTTGTTGGCCAAGAAAATGGGCAAGACTAGATTAATAGCTGAAACAGGAGCAGGACAACATGGTGTGGCCACTGCAGCAGTTGCAGCAAAATTTGGAATGGATTGCACCGTCTACATGGGCAAAAAAGATGTAGAACGTCAAAAACTAAACGTCTTCCGTATGGAATTAATGGGTACAAAAGTCGTAGCTGTAGAAGAAGGTAGTCAAACCTTAAAAGAAGCAGTTGATTGCGCTTTCGAAGATCTTGCGGCAAATCTTGACAGCACTTTCTACTTAATCGGATCCGCTGTTGGTCCACACCCTTACCCTGCAATGGTCAAAGATTTCCAATCTGTAATTAGCAAAGAAATGAAAGAGCAAATCTTAGAAAAAGAAGGCCGCTTACCAGATGCTGTAGTTGCCTGTGTCGGTGGTGGATCTAATGCAATTGGAGCATTTGCAAATTTTATTAATGACGAGTCTGTTCAATTATATGGTGCTGAAGGCGGAGGTAAAGGTCCTGAAACTCTAGAAACTTCTGCAACCTTATCTGTTGGAAAAGTCATGATAGAACACGGTATGAACACCTATGTAATCGCAGATGACGAAGGCAACTTACGCCCTACCTACTCTATCTCTGCTGGACTTGACTATGTAGCTGTCGGTCCTGAACATGCTTATCTGAAGGACATTAAACGAGCCCAATATTTAGCTATCACTGATGATGAAGCATTAGAAGCTTTCCAGATTCTTTGTGCTACAGAAGGTATAATTCCTGCACTCGAGTCATCACATGCTTTAGCCTTAGCAATTAAATTAGCACCAACTATGTCTAAAGATCAGATAATTATAGTTAATCTATCCGGTCGTGGTGATAAAGACGTCGCCCAAGTTTTAGATATTTTGAATGGTAAATAA
- a CDS encoding ABC transporter ATP-binding protein — MSDKNTSDNTSDIINEKISMQEIIASAYMVNKTIGDRPIIKNLSLEVKKGKTFALLGPNGAGKTSTVRLLTGLYTADSGVVRLFGEELTKEYADEARSLIGVQNDGSLYERLSVFENLNIWGQIYEMPKTDLENRINELLDFFDLADRAKSKVSSLSKGMKQKLLLARAVLNKPKFLILDEPTSGLDPESNAKIIDYLVHLVREEAVSIFLCTHQLFGLERLIDDVAIIKSGEIIAQGAVADLIKEEFPRKDVIIKFAENPMMESILSAYNFEVLSKNEVKVELDDETAIAALVKKAVQANVDIYEVKHIEKSLNDLYFSKIKDAELNGKTKVSAEEEVSYEL, encoded by the coding sequence ATGAGTGACAAAAACACAAGCGACAACACAAGCGACATCATAAATGAAAAAATAAGCATGCAAGAAATTATAGCCTCCGCCTATATGGTTAACAAAACTATAGGCGATAGGCCAATTATCAAAAACCTTTCTCTAGAGGTGAAAAAAGGTAAAACTTTTGCCTTGCTGGGGCCAAATGGTGCAGGTAAGACAAGTACTGTACGTTTGTTGACTGGCCTATACACAGCAGATTCTGGTGTAGTCAGACTTTTTGGAGAAGAGCTTACAAAAGAATATGCTGATGAAGCTAGAAGTTTAATTGGGGTACAAAATGACGGCAGTCTTTATGAGCGTTTATCTGTGTTTGAGAACTTGAATATTTGGGGTCAAATTTATGAAATGCCAAAGACAGATCTTGAGAACAGAATAAATGAACTCTTAGATTTCTTCGATCTTGCTGATAGGGCAAAATCAAAAGTGTCTTCTTTAAGTAAAGGTATGAAACAAAAGCTTCTATTAGCTCGAGCAGTTTTAAATAAGCCTAAGTTTCTAATTCTAGATGAGCCAACTTCTGGTTTGGATCCAGAGAGTAATGCCAAGATTATTGATTATCTAGTTCACTTAGTAAGAGAAGAGGCAGTGAGTATATTCTTGTGTACTCATCAGCTTTTTGGCCTGGAGCGACTTATTGATGATGTAGCGATTATAAAATCAGGAGAGATTATTGCTCAAGGAGCAGTTGCTGATTTGATAAAGGAAGAGTTTCCGCGCAAGGATGTAATTATAAAATTTGCAGAAAATCCAATGATGGAGTCTATTCTGAGTGCTTATAACTTTGAAGTTTTGTCCAAGAACGAAGTTAAAGTGGAATTAGATGATGAGACAGCTATAGCTGCTCTGGTTAAAAAAGCTGTTCAAGCTAACGTAGATATTTATGAAGTTAAACATATTGAGAAAAGTCTGAATGATCTCTATTTCTCCAAAATAAAAGATGCTGAGCTAAATGGTAAAACAAAGGTTTCAGCTGAAGAGGAGGTGTCTTATGAACTTTAA
- a CDS encoding ABC transporter permease subunit, which translates to MNFKRIYAVARKDVMDVMNDRESMLAITLFPLIMSVLMPLVIIIIFKFSGEVNNGGDLDKLLSILPNEVLPNVADTEIKMLVLALTVLLAPIFLMIPVMIASVIASYSFIGEKENKTLEGLMYTPLTNTELITAKALGSFVPSILVTVISILIYAVLVNVASRYFIGYAIRLNLTWLVMTVLLVPAVTILSILLVILISFKVKTVRAAQSISSLIAFPILALVISQVSGVFYFGVVAQIILASVILLIDIALLIFVSKRINREKFLVS; encoded by the coding sequence ATGAACTTTAAAAGAATTTATGCGGTAGCTAGAAAAGATGTAATGGATGTTATGAATGATAGAGAATCTATGCTCGCAATAACCTTATTTCCATTAATAATGTCAGTCTTAATGCCACTAGTGATTATAATTATTTTCAAGTTTAGTGGTGAGGTTAATAATGGTGGCGATTTGGACAAGCTTTTAAGTATTTTACCAAATGAAGTTTTGCCCAATGTTGCTGATACTGAAATTAAAATGCTTGTACTTGCTTTAACCGTATTATTAGCGCCTATATTCTTGATGATCCCAGTTATGATAGCATCGGTAATTGCGTCATATAGTTTCATAGGTGAAAAAGAAAATAAAACGCTTGAAGGGCTAATGTACACTCCTCTTACTAATACTGAACTTATTACTGCAAAAGCCTTAGGTAGTTTCGTGCCTTCTATACTAGTGACAGTTATAAGTATTTTAATTTATGCAGTACTTGTTAATGTAGCTAGTAGATACTTCATCGGCTATGCGATTAGATTGAATCTTACTTGGTTAGTGATGACAGTCTTACTAGTTCCTGCAGTTACTATACTTAGTATTTTGTTGGTTATACTAATATCTTTTAAAGTAAAAACAGTCAGAGCAGCTCAGTCAATATCGAGTTTAATAGCCTTTCCAATATTGGCCTTGGTAATTTCACAAGTAAGTGGTGTCTTTTATTTTGGTGTTGTTGCCCAGATCATTTTGGCGTCTGTTATTTTACTTATAGATATTGCTTTATTAATATTTGTGTCCAAGAGAATTAATAGAGAGAAATTCCTCGTTTCCTAG
- a CDS encoding ABC transporter ATP-binding protein, translated as MLDQSDNTIIKVKNLHKLYKVGTQYVHALAGVSFEVERGEFCAIVGTSGSGKSTLLNMLAGLEPPSKGEIIIGNKAIVGLSESDLVKFRRENVGFIFQSFNLIQTMNCIENVALPLTFRGESRAKREKIALRILKSLGLYEHRYHKANELSGGQQQRVGIARALAVKPEIIFADEPTGNLDSKTSMSTMELIRKIVKKQNQTLIMVTHDDNLAQYADRIFRISDGKIIGIEQGSKRYELINEDENGSNADSKGSETVEDTKTTEEVKVTQQTKENEPVELKGQGE; from the coding sequence ATGCTTGACCAATCGGATAATACAATTATTAAAGTGAAAAACCTACATAAGCTTTATAAAGTAGGTACGCAATATGTTCACGCTTTGGCTGGGGTTAGTTTTGAAGTTGAACGTGGTGAGTTTTGCGCAATTGTCGGAACTAGTGGTTCAGGTAAGTCTACTTTGCTTAATATGTTGGCAGGTTTAGAACCGCCTAGCAAAGGCGAGATTATCATTGGAAATAAGGCCATTGTGGGTCTTAGCGAAAGTGATCTCGTTAAATTTAGACGTGAAAATGTTGGTTTTATTTTTCAATCTTTTAATCTAATTCAAACAATGAATTGCATTGAGAATGTGGCTTTGCCTCTAACCTTTAGAGGAGAAAGTCGAGCTAAGCGTGAAAAAATAGCCTTAAGAATTCTCAAAAGTTTGGGCCTTTATGAGCACCGTTATCACAAGGCTAATGAGCTTTCTGGTGGTCAGCAACAGCGTGTCGGCATTGCAAGAGCTTTAGCAGTTAAGCCGGAAATTATTTTCGCCGATGAGCCGACAGGAAACCTAGATTCCAAGACGAGCATGTCCACAATGGAGCTTATTCGAAAAATTGTTAAGAAGCAGAATCAGACTTTAATTATGGTTACACACGATGACAACCTAGCACAATATGCGGATAGGATTTTTAGAATTAGTGATGGGAAAATCATAGGCATTGAACAAGGCTCGAAGAGATACGAACTAATAAATGAAGATGAGAATGGATCCAATGCAGACAGTAAGGGGTCTGAAACAGTTGAAGATACAAAAACAACTGAAGAAGTGAAAGTAACACAACAAACAAAAGAAAACGAACCAGTTGAACTGAAAGGACAGGGGGAGTAG
- a CDS encoding COG1361 S-layer family protein, with translation MRKNIKNKIVALSLLMGMSLMLNVLVPTTRLVAEGTESNESTSTEQSSQESSTEETTKKTEASKSTETTKPSNTDAGSFILIADKEIPKLDAGSKFKLRVPLVNWGAVNAKNIKVRLDLAEKAEDFPFEIEKSEYLATNKSQLETIEKYNKEEVEAKTKYFDFGELTVRKNLKSGYYRVPLKIYFNDDSSEVKEVIRYYFIKVQGDGAIDDNKAPKPEDQLPPSDGGYVPSLPQPEPDYPAPNPGGGDEPGKTSTPRVMVAGFTTSPEKIKGGENFTLKLQLRNTSKTTAVKNIRLVLGLGEDKASFIPLSGSSSVFVEQVNANSTVEVPIGLKASPLMEQKSYPVSVAIEYEDANGASFSTNESVTLQVYQDPVVEFTGLQILPSPMTVDNPSNITLTVINKGKSTLYNTSFGVEENGVLSAQESYLGNIAPAETKNVDTMVTPVKMSENGKAVVTLTFEDELGKKTTIKKEIDVEILEAMPEPSWEDPATPEEPEPETGFRFWPIVIVIVVIALIALLITLLLRRQAKKRKQEELEEIEDIDEIL, from the coding sequence ATGAGAAAGAATATAAAAAATAAAATTGTGGCTCTAAGCTTGCTTATGGGTATGTCTCTAATGCTAAATGTACTAGTTCCAACTACAAGATTAGTAGCTGAGGGTACAGAGTCAAATGAATCTACTAGTACTGAACAATCTAGTCAAGAGTCAAGCACTGAAGAAACAACAAAGAAAACAGAGGCAAGCAAGTCAACAGAAACCACAAAACCATCTAATACAGATGCAGGAAGTTTCATTTTAATAGCTGACAAAGAGATCCCAAAACTAGATGCAGGTTCTAAATTTAAGTTGAGAGTCCCTTTAGTGAACTGGGGCGCAGTCAATGCTAAGAATATTAAAGTAAGATTAGATCTTGCAGAGAAAGCAGAAGATTTTCCTTTTGAGATTGAAAAAAGCGAGTATCTAGCAACTAATAAATCACAACTTGAAACTATAGAAAAATACAATAAAGAAGAAGTTGAAGCTAAGACTAAATATTTCGACTTTGGTGAATTGACTGTGAGAAAAAATTTAAAGAGTGGCTACTATAGAGTTCCTCTTAAAATTTATTTCAATGATGATTCCAGCGAGGTAAAAGAAGTAATTAGATATTACTTTATTAAAGTTCAGGGTGATGGGGCCATAGATGATAACAAGGCACCTAAACCAGAAGACCAGCTTCCACCTAGTGATGGTGGTTATGTACCGAGCTTACCACAACCTGAACCTGATTATCCTGCTCCAAATCCAGGCGGTGGAGACGAGCCAGGCAAAACATCTACCCCAAGAGTTATGGTCGCAGGTTTTACCACCTCACCAGAAAAGATAAAAGGTGGAGAAAACTTTACCCTTAAATTGCAACTTAGAAACACTTCAAAAACAACCGCAGTTAAAAACATTCGTTTAGTACTAGGTTTGGGAGAAGATAAAGCCAGCTTTATCCCACTATCAGGTTCATCCTCTGTTTTTGTTGAGCAAGTTAATGCGAACAGCACAGTAGAAGTGCCTATTGGCTTAAAGGCTTCACCATTGATGGAACAAAAATCTTATCCCGTAAGTGTAGCCATAGAGTATGAAGATGCCAATGGTGCATCCTTTAGTACTAATGAAAGCGTAACTTTGCAGGTTTACCAAGATCCTGTCGTTGAATTTACTGGATTGCAGATTTTGCCTAGCCCAATGACAGTTGATAATCCATCTAATATTACTTTGACCGTAATTAATAAGGGTAAAAGTACCTTGTACAATACCAGTTTTGGTGTTGAAGAAAATGGTGTCCTAAGTGCCCAAGAGTCATATTTAGGTAATATAGCTCCGGCTGAAACAAAGAACGTAGACACTATGGTTACACCGGTTAAAATGAGTGAAAATGGCAAAGCTGTTGTGACTTTAACCTTTGAAGATGAGCTGGGTAAGAAAACTACAATCAAAAAAGAGATAGATGTAGAAATTTTAGAAGCTATGCCAGAACCAAGCTGGGAAGATCCAGCGACTCCAGAAGAACCTGAACCAGAAACAGGATTTAGATTCTGGCCTATAGTGATAGTTATAGTTGTCATAGCTTTGATTGCTTTGCTCATAACATTATTGCTCAGAAGACAAGCGAAAAAACGCAAACAAGAAGAGTTGGAAGAGATTGAGGATATAGATGAGATTCTCTGA
- a CDS encoding ABC transporter permease, producing the protein MRFSDLLKLALSNLGRRKLRTSLTVLGVIIGCASIVVMLSIAAGQEQMLLKQIESSRGLTEIDVSSYQDPNKKPSGPGSNGLVREGTGLTDAQIEELRTWQNVKKVHPVLTHYMNAKTATGSEAYINLIAYPYEYIQDLKLDYLKGSFPKPGTSPRSILPLSAGKDVQEMFFDPHGKDGGYYEYYDNFGFDNESEKVDLYNEAIFVTVQEEREEDGVTIPPKKYLVQVDAIHDTKNDYELKSSLITEIEAFKAFMTQAFKGKAWPNQPASKDGKAMGSINYNSLKVISNSIEDTEMLLKDLRAAGYECNSNLEFVQSMRENMRTMQLVLGGIGGVAFLVAAIGIANTMMMSIYERTKEIGIFKVLGCRLRDISYLFLLESAFIGFIGGVLGVLISSGISMLINSVANSGGAFEFAEAADEIRQISVISPQLAIMAIIFSTLIGTISGLIPAIRAMKLSPLNALRTE; encoded by the coding sequence ATGAGATTCTCTGATTTATTAAAATTAGCATTATCTAACTTAGGTAGACGTAAATTAAGAACTAGTCTCACTGTTTTGGGAGTCATAATTGGTTGTGCCTCAATTGTAGTCATGCTTTCTATTGCTGCAGGTCAGGAGCAAATGCTTTTGAAACAGATAGAGTCTAGTAGAGGTCTAACAGAGATTGATGTAAGTAGTTATCAAGATCCTAACAAGAAACCTTCTGGACCTGGTTCAAATGGTCTAGTTAGAGAAGGTACAGGTTTAACCGATGCACAAATTGAAGAGTTAAGAACTTGGCAAAATGTGAAGAAAGTGCATCCTGTCCTTACTCATTACATGAATGCTAAAACAGCAACTGGTAGTGAAGCGTATATTAATTTAATAGCCTATCCATATGAGTATATTCAAGATTTGAAATTAGATTATCTAAAAGGTAGCTTCCCTAAACCTGGCACTAGTCCACGTTCGATTTTGCCACTTAGTGCGGGTAAAGATGTGCAAGAGATGTTCTTTGATCCACATGGAAAAGATGGTGGTTATTATGAGTATTATGATAATTTTGGTTTCGACAATGAGTCTGAAAAAGTAGATTTATACAATGAGGCTATTTTTGTAACAGTTCAGGAAGAAAGAGAAGAAGATGGTGTAACCATTCCACCAAAAAAATATCTTGTTCAAGTTGATGCTATTCACGATACCAAGAATGACTATGAATTGAAATCTAGTTTGATTACAGAAATTGAAGCATTTAAAGCCTTCATGACCCAAGCCTTTAAGGGAAAAGCCTGGCCAAATCAACCAGCTAGCAAAGATGGCAAGGCTATGGGATCAATTAACTATAATAGCCTAAAAGTTATAAGCAATAGCATAGAAGACACAGAGATGTTATTAAAAGATTTAAGAGCTGCAGGATATGAGTGTAACAGCAACTTAGAATTTGTTCAAAGTATGCGTGAAAATATGCGTACCATGCAATTGGTTCTAGGTGGAATAGGTGGTGTTGCCTTCCTAGTAGCTGCCATTGGTATTGCTAATACAATGATGATGTCTATTTACGAACGTACCAAAGAAATCGGTATATTCAAGGTTTTAGGTTGTAGGTTAAGAGATATTTCATACTTGTTCTTATTGGAATCTGCTTTTATAGGATTTATTGGAGGTGTCCTGGGAGTATTAATTAGTTCAGGAATTTCAATGTTGATAAATAGCGTAGCAAACTCTGGAGGTGCCTTTGAATTTGCGGAGGCTGCTGATGAAATTAGACAAATATCAGTTATAAGCCCTCAATTAGCAATAATGGCAATTATTTTCTCCACCTTAATAGGTACAATCTCAGGTCTGATTCCTGCAATTAGAGCCATGAAGTTATCACCGTTAAATGCTTTGCGTACCGAATAG
- a CDS encoding DNA alkylation repair protein, translating to MLKDIKKNLKKLRDPEYKEFQSKIIPNIDRGRILGVRMPVLRKFAKENILNSTKTKTEYLMSFPYKYHEGEVLHMMILEKEKDINVVFEDLDKFLPYVSNWAVSDYASPKVILEDKTLTLEQVKKWLAVDPNISPYKIRYAIKILKDHFLSEDFSPEYIDWVVDVKSDEYYIKMMQAWFIAEALYKQYEAAIPVLQERKLDAQTHNQAIQKAIDSRRIDHETKKYLRTLRVPGGVLKRT from the coding sequence ATGCTAAAAGACATTAAGAAAAATTTGAAAAAATTAAGAGACCCAGAGTACAAGGAGTTTCAATCTAAAATTATCCCTAATATTGATAGGGGTAGGATTTTAGGTGTCCGTATGCCTGTTCTACGAAAGTTTGCAAAAGAGAATATTCTCAATTCTACAAAAACTAAAACAGAATATTTGATGAGCTTCCCGTATAAATATCATGAAGGCGAAGTTCTTCACATGATGATCTTAGAGAAAGAAAAAGATATTAATGTAGTCTTTGAAGATCTGGATAAATTCTTACCATATGTAAGTAACTGGGCTGTGTCAGACTATGCTTCTCCAAAAGTTATTCTGGAAGATAAGACCCTAACACTAGAACAAGTCAAAAAATGGCTGGCTGTAGATCCAAATATTTCTCCATATAAAATTAGATATGCGATCAAGATCTTGAAGGATCATTTTCTTTCTGAAGATTTTTCGCCAGAATATATTGATTGGGTAGTAGATGTTAAAAGTGATGAGTACTATATAAAAATGATGCAAGCCTGGTTCATAGCGGAAGCTCTATATAAACAATATGAAGCTGCTATACCAGTTTTACAAGAACGAAAATTAGATGCTCAAACTCACAATCAAGCTATTCAAAAAGCAATTGATAGTCGTAGAATTGATCATGAAACTAAGAAGTATTTGAGAACACTTAGAGTACCCGGTGGAGTATTGAAAAGAACATAG
- a CDS encoding amidohydrolase, with product MQKFAERELAMNSFRQKLINKINEKQDEMIEIRHHLHQHPEISWKEHETEAYIYNYYKDLDCEVTRNVGDGLGLTVLIDSGNPGKTVALRADFDALEIQEKTNVPYISQISGVMHACGHDAHTAYLMVLAKSLIELKSEFNGKVLIIHQNAEEVTPGGAIGMVNDNVMNGVDAVFGAHVMTNGKLGEVKLCPGNAQTGRGNFKLTISGTAGHASTPQLANDAILASAYFITEVQSVISRRIDPFEMATISINSIDGRGPVNAVNDHVEIIADLRAVSPETQKKVEVEIKRILEGIKAGFAIDYEITFTYDYPVLHNNEELCQMMDKVMQETEIPELKDYSHCGPQAPSEDFAEFALKVPGLFFYVGCTPEGKEETPHHNPYFYCDDGALIIAAKTMASLVDEYLNKDK from the coding sequence ATGCAAAAATTTGCAGAAAGGGAACTTGCAATGAATAGTTTTCGCCAAAAACTCATTAATAAAATTAACGAAAAACAAGATGAAATGATTGAGATTAGACATCACCTTCATCAACACCCAGAAATCTCTTGGAAAGAGCATGAAACAGAAGCGTATATTTATAATTACTACAAAGATCTTGATTGTGAAGTCACCAGAAATGTTGGTGATGGCCTAGGTCTAACTGTCTTAATTGACTCTGGAAATCCTGGCAAAACTGTAGCCTTGAGGGCAGACTTCGATGCTTTAGAAATTCAAGAAAAAACTAACGTCCCTTATATATCCCAAATCTCTGGTGTTATGCACGCTTGTGGACATGATGCTCATACTGCTTATTTAATGGTTTTAGCCAAATCCCTTATTGAATTAAAATCTGAATTCAACGGTAAAGTTCTTATCATCCACCAAAACGCTGAAGAGGTCACTCCTGGTGGTGCCATTGGAATGGTCAACGATAATGTTATGAACGGAGTTGATGCTGTTTTTGGAGCACACGTAATGACCAACGGGAAGTTAGGAGAAGTTAAACTTTGTCCTGGAAATGCTCAAACTGGACGTGGAAATTTCAAGTTGACAATTTCAGGTACTGCTGGACATGCTTCTACTCCTCAGTTAGCTAACGATGCGATTCTAGCCTCTGCCTACTTCATTACAGAAGTTCAATCAGTAATCTCAAGAAGAATAGATCCTTTCGAAATGGCAACTATTTCAATAAATTCCATAGACGGTCGTGGTCCAGTTAATGCGGTAAACGATCACGTTGAAATCATTGCAGATTTACGAGCTGTGAGCCCTGAAACTCAAAAGAAAGTAGAAGTAGAAATCAAGAGAATACTTGAGGGTATTAAAGCAGGTTTCGCCATTGACTATGAGATAACTTTCACCTATGACTATCCTGTCCTACATAACAATGAAGAACTCTGTCAAATGATGGATAAAGTCATGCAAGAAACTGAAATCCCGGAGTTAAAAGATTACAGTCACTGCGGCCCTCAAGCTCCTTCGGAAGATTTTGCAGAATTTGCACTTAAAGTTCCCGGACTTTTCTTTTACGTTGGTTGCACTCCAGAAGGTAAAGAAGAGACTCCACATCACAATCCATACTTCTATTGTGACGACGGCGCTTTGATTATTGCAGCAAAGACTATGGCTAGTTTGGTAGATGAATATCTAAATAAAGATAAGTAA
- a CDS encoding DUF2254 domain-containing protein has translation MLNNAKIFLYNKRTWVYFLQYVLLSLVLLTAVLLVDTSDTIDHRYLPEAFFTSAESAQSVLSSLSSALLSIATFTFTTIISVLTFYSSSFTPRVVENFASKKITMKVLGAFIGGFIYSIIALNFTKTYNSETPVIAGNIGVLYGLLCVLYLTIFFQETIKSLQVTNLITEISDITSKVIDEDLKDRDREYNVKDLENSQYISVLSNKSGYLEAINYTEAGDIFKNFSGLVYLSHKRGEFIVESEELARIYTKKDSELINDKVIKEIYDIFHIQENKISITDYRYGLDKLTEITITALSSDVRDPSTATHCIRKLSLLMSKLSKVDSNHYVKNIGDKGLIYYFTQSFEQDFYDTFVHIYNHAGETSEIMNTLYDAFIILVTSASDKNKAFLAEVVQDMHENIIDKFNLTCDRENFEKKYQRFSAIASR, from the coding sequence ATGTTAAATAACGCAAAGATATTCCTATATAACAAACGTACTTGGGTTTACTTCTTACAGTATGTTTTATTATCGTTGGTGCTTTTGACTGCAGTCTTATTAGTGGATACGAGTGATACTATCGACCATAGATATTTGCCAGAAGCATTTTTCACTTCTGCTGAGAGTGCTCAATCTGTTTTATCATCACTTTCCTCAGCATTATTATCAATCGCTACCTTCACTTTTACGACGATAATCTCTGTTCTGACTTTTTATAGTAGTAGCTTTACCCCACGTGTGGTTGAAAATTTTGCCAGTAAAAAGATTACTATGAAAGTCCTAGGAGCATTTATTGGAGGATTTATCTATAGTATTATTGCTCTTAATTTCACCAAAACTTATAACTCTGAAACTCCTGTAATTGCAGGTAATATTGGTGTCTTATACGGTTTGCTTTGTGTTTTATATTTAACAATTTTCTTCCAAGAAACTATTAAGAGCTTACAAGTTACTAATTTAATTACTGAGATTTCTGATATTACCTCAAAAGTTATCGATGAAGATTTAAAAGACAGAGACCGTGAGTATAATGTCAAAGATCTTGAAAACAGCCAGTATATATCAGTACTCAGTAATAAATCCGGATATTTAGAAGCTATTAATTATACAGAAGCTGGAGACATTTTTAAGAATTTTAGTGGTCTAGTTTATCTATCTCATAAGAGAGGTGAATTTATCGTAGAGTCAGAAGAATTAGCCAGAATTTATACCAAGAAAGATTCAGAACTAATAAACGATAAAGTTATAAAAGAAATTTATGATATTTTTCATATTCAAGAGAATAAAATCAGCATAACCGATTATAGATATGGACTTGATAAACTGACCGAAATTACCATAACTGCTCTTTCCTCAGATGTCAGAGATCCATCAACTGCAACTCATTGTATTAGGAAGCTAAGTTTGTTGATGAGTAAACTCTCTAAAGTTGATAGCAATCACTACGTCAAAAATATTGGAGATAAAGGGTTAATCTATTATTTTACACAGTCATTTGAGCAAGATTTCTATGATACTTTCGTCCATATTTACAATCATGCAGGTGAAACTTCTGAGATTATGAATACACTTTATGATGCATTTATTATTTTAGTAACTTCTGCTAGTGATAAAAATAAAGCTTTCTTAGCGGAGGTTGTTCAGGATATGCATGAAAATATTATTGATAAGTTTAATTTAACCTGTGATAGAGAAAACTTCGAGAAAAAGTATCAACGCTTCTCTGCTATAGCAAGCCGATAA